Proteins from one Streptosporangium becharense genomic window:
- a CDS encoding ROK family transcriptional regulator — MVTTLRALRGRGTMGLTELAARAELSRPTVEGLAEELLSLGWLAEEPPETGRMGRPRRLFRFRAEAGHVLGVDIGAHSVRALVCDLEGRVVGRFSTRVRADSGRADRLNAVRDTAAAALEEAGAGAARVMAACVGTTGVVTAQGVVRLSVGLPEWTGIDLAAELAGDLGPVVLVENDTNLAALAEQWTGVAEGVQDLLFVLSGVRTGAGMLIRGEVHRGRRGMAGEIGALPLVGWHRAPSHLAGFGGLPAGTPPEEAAGLALSAARSGDPAARWAVEQYAHDLAEGIAALVLAMDPDLVVIGGGVSRSGDVLLEPIRRHLDPLCLEPPRLAVSTLGDQAVVLGALRHALNHVDAGLYDIDAPFPTPKDS, encoded by the coding sequence ATGGTCACCACCCTGCGTGCCCTGCGTGGCAGGGGGACGATGGGGCTCACGGAGCTGGCCGCGCGGGCCGAGCTGTCCCGGCCCACGGTGGAGGGGCTGGCCGAGGAGTTGCTCTCGCTCGGCTGGCTGGCCGAGGAGCCCCCGGAGACGGGCCGGATGGGCCGGCCGAGGAGGCTGTTCCGGTTCCGTGCGGAGGCCGGGCACGTGCTCGGCGTCGACATCGGCGCCCATTCGGTCCGCGCTCTCGTCTGCGACCTGGAAGGCCGCGTCGTGGGCCGTTTCTCGACCCGGGTGCGGGCCGACTCAGGCCGCGCCGACCGGCTGAACGCGGTCAGGGACACGGCCGCGGCGGCGCTGGAGGAGGCAGGGGCCGGGGCGGCGCGCGTGATGGCCGCCTGCGTGGGCACCACCGGCGTGGTGACCGCGCAGGGCGTCGTCAGGCTCTCGGTGGGCCTGCCCGAGTGGACGGGCATCGACCTGGCCGCCGAGCTCGCCGGCGACCTCGGACCGGTGGTCCTCGTCGAGAACGACACCAATCTCGCCGCGCTGGCCGAGCAGTGGACGGGTGTCGCCGAGGGCGTGCAGGACCTGCTCTTCGTGCTGTCCGGGGTGCGCACGGGTGCGGGCATGCTGATCCGCGGCGAGGTGCACAGGGGAAGGCGCGGCATGGCCGGCGAGATCGGCGCGCTGCCGCTGGTCGGCTGGCACCGCGCACCCTCCCACCTCGCCGGATTCGGTGGGCTGCCCGCGGGCACACCGCCGGAGGAGGCCGCGGGCCTGGCGCTGTCGGCCGCCCGGTCGGGGGATCCCGCCGCCCGCTGGGCGGTGGAGCAGTACGCCCACGACCTCGCCGAGGGAATCGCGGCGCTGGTGCTGGCCATGGACCCGGACCTGGTCGTGATCGGCGGCGGGGTCTCCCGCTCGGGCGACGTCCTGCTGGAGCCGATCCGCCGCCACCTCGACCCGCTCTGCCTGGAGCCGCCCCGGCTCGCCGTCTCGACGCTGGGCGACCAGGCCGTGGTGCTCGGAGCCCTGCGGCACGCGCTGAACCACGTCGACGCCGGGCTCTACGACATCGACGCCCCGTTCCCGACGCCGAAGGACTCCTGA
- a CDS encoding CGNR zinc finger domain-containing protein, with product MNTAPGLPMPSEEQPAYRFDAGALCLEFLVTGGVDHWERLHSPADLAAWIPLARLGITGEVTVDEAELALARRVRTAVRHLAEEAARRNDGPAPADATASPGRAGGDGPGVLGGPGPARPPADPAPGGGNGFDGGTGGTHREDLDVLNEAAAAPGPVPRLGPALTREWVYPVTGAQFLSAVARDTVELFSGPLSERVRMCRGERCFLIFLDTSRPGTRRWCSMDRCGNRSKLRNRRRDRLPVP from the coding sequence ATGAACACGGCACCCGGGCTGCCGATGCCCTCCGAGGAGCAGCCCGCCTACCGGTTCGACGCGGGAGCGCTCTGCCTGGAATTCCTGGTGACCGGCGGTGTGGACCACTGGGAGCGGCTCCACTCCCCCGCCGACCTGGCCGCCTGGATCCCTCTCGCGAGGCTCGGGATCACCGGCGAGGTCACCGTCGACGAGGCTGAGCTGGCCCTGGCGCGCAGGGTGCGCACGGCCGTGCGGCATCTCGCCGAGGAGGCCGCGCGCCGCAACGACGGCCCCGCCCCCGCTGACGCGACCGCTTCTCCGGGCCGGGCCGGTGGGGACGGACCCGGCGTCCTCGGCGGGCCCGGTCCCGCCCGTCCTCCCGCCGATCCCGCTCCCGGCGGCGGAAACGGGTTCGACGGGGGGACGGGCGGGACCCACCGGGAGGATCTCGACGTCCTGAACGAGGCGGCGGCCGCTCCCGGCCCGGTGCCGCGTCTCGGTCCGGCGCTGACCCGGGAGTGGGTCTATCCGGTGACGGGTGCGCAGTTCCTCTCCGCGGTGGCGCGGGACACCGTCGAACTGTTCAGCGGGCCGCTGTCGGAGCGGGTCAGGATGTGCCGGGGAGAACGGTGCTTCCTGATCTTCCTGGACACCTCACGGCCCGGGACACGCCGCTGGTGCTCGATGGACCGGTGCGGCAACCGCAGCAAGCTCCGCAACCGCCGCCGCGACCGCCTCCCGGTCCCATAG
- a CDS encoding vWA domain-containing protein: MTGHSETDTAGGAAPGADGPAGPREAVAALAGSTRPYLLGVRHHSPALAAAVPALLDAAGAEVVCVELPADFQPWLAHLAAPATVAPVALAGTGADGRLGFYPFADFSPELAALRWARDRGAEVLCCDLPLSAAAWSSGADAPGSDGAGLDDGGPAHHHPESADTGETATSPGGGFADALAAASTGRDGDDMWDRAVEVLAPASPPEALRRAALGVGWALRRDAAARGGVPARDLAREAHMRRVLAGATAGGRRVAAVVGAFHAPALLTLPEAGETAEGTAGGTEGLPSADEPAVTSLVPYAFDLLDSRSGYPAGIRDPRWQQAVFAAAGDPEKLRDAAARAVTAVCRELRAAGHTAGTGEATETLRVACDLARLRGLPAPGRGELLEAVTTVLGQGEPLGRGRALARALETVLVGTDRGRTAPGTPRSGLGPAVEVELTALRLPRPDDPEPREVRLDPLRSDLDRRREILLQRLAVCGVGYGEPTEVAGTGDGAALTTRWRLSWTPSVAALLDLAGIRGVTPGLAAAGTLRETFRRESAAGGPTCELVLAALRAAAACDLPDLVADRLTDAAAVLPATAGLTELLQGLDLLDALRREHLPGTTPGIREQATALAETLLEAAVRALPGLAGSDRPEDADALIAFVTRAGENRLGLRLDATLAGLARTGSPLMQGAAPAARVLLDLDAPAALGARAAGWVDAATDPGGRHRLSRLLTGLLTAAGPLLQASPAILDPLLDRIDALPDQGFLDRLPALRGGFDTLAPAARDRLLTAVTDRLGDRLDLSLDAPPALLALWTAADAAGLAALDALRLPVPNPSRPEPAFAAPGRRATPGAGTDAPRRLGPADRWRLLLGRQAERLPADARRYAYALDELYGAGRGEGAQDFGSGTRPGAGGGQGTSFPTAREWAQELEALFGTEVREEVLARAADTGRTDVLPVLDPDAVRPSVELLTSVLSLAGGLPEQQLARLRPLVRRLVAELTRELATRLRPALTGLATPRPTRRPGGRLNLPATLRANLAHTHRTGDGRLIVVPERPVFTTRARTESDWRLIFVVDVSGSMEASVVWSALTAAVLGGVPTLSTHFLAFSTKVIDLTDRVADPLSLLLDVRVGGGTHIAAGLAHARSLVTVPSRTLVVVVSDFEEGYPLGGLLGEVRALVSSGVQVLGCAALDDRGAPRYSVPVAERLVAAGMPVAALSPLALARWVGDRLRGETR, translated from the coding sequence TTGACCGGCCACTCCGAGACGGACACCGCGGGCGGGGCGGCTCCGGGGGCGGACGGCCCCGCCGGTCCCCGGGAGGCGGTCGCCGCGCTCGCCGGGTCCACCCGGCCGTACCTGCTCGGCGTGCGCCACCACAGCCCCGCGCTGGCCGCGGCCGTCCCGGCCCTGCTGGACGCCGCCGGGGCCGAGGTGGTCTGCGTGGAACTGCCGGCCGACTTCCAGCCGTGGCTGGCCCACCTGGCGGCCCCGGCCACCGTCGCGCCGGTCGCCCTCGCCGGGACCGGCGCGGACGGCCGGCTCGGTTTCTACCCCTTCGCCGACTTCTCACCGGAGCTGGCCGCGCTCCGCTGGGCACGTGACCGCGGGGCCGAGGTGCTCTGCTGCGACCTGCCGCTCTCCGCCGCGGCCTGGTCGTCCGGTGCCGACGCTCCCGGGTCGGACGGTGCCGGCCTGGATGACGGCGGTCCGGCACATCACCACCCCGAGTCCGCCGACACCGGCGAGACCGCGACCTCCCCCGGCGGCGGTTTCGCCGACGCGCTCGCGGCGGCCTCCACCGGCCGCGACGGCGACGACATGTGGGACCGCGCCGTCGAGGTGCTCGCCCCCGCAAGCCCGCCGGAGGCGTTGCGGCGGGCGGCGCTGGGGGTCGGCTGGGCACTGCGCCGGGACGCGGCGGCCCGCGGCGGCGTGCCCGCCCGGGACCTCGCCCGTGAGGCGCACATGCGCCGGGTACTCGCCGGGGCGACCGCGGGTGGCCGGCGGGTCGCCGCGGTGGTCGGCGCCTTCCACGCCCCCGCGCTGCTCACCCTGCCCGAAGCCGGGGAGACGGCCGAGGGCACGGCAGGGGGGACGGAAGGTCTCCCGTCCGCGGACGAGCCCGCCGTCACCTCGCTCGTGCCCTACGCCTTCGACCTGCTCGACTCCCGGTCCGGCTATCCGGCGGGCATCCGCGACCCGCGCTGGCAGCAGGCGGTCTTCGCCGCCGCCGGTGACCCGGAGAAGCTCCGGGACGCCGCCGCGCGGGCCGTCACCGCCGTGTGCCGGGAACTGCGCGCCGCCGGGCACACCGCCGGCACCGGGGAGGCCACCGAGACGCTACGGGTCGCCTGCGACCTGGCCCGGCTGCGCGGCCTGCCCGCGCCGGGACGCGGCGAACTGCTGGAGGCGGTGACCACCGTGCTCGGTCAGGGTGAGCCGCTGGGACGCGGCCGGGCGCTCGCCCGTGCCCTTGAGACGGTGCTCGTCGGCACCGACCGTGGCAGGACCGCTCCCGGCACGCCGAGATCCGGGCTCGGGCCCGCCGTCGAGGTGGAGCTCACGGCGCTGCGGCTGCCCCGCCCGGACGACCCGGAACCCCGTGAGGTCCGCCTCGACCCGCTCCGCTCCGACCTGGACCGCCGCCGGGAGATCCTGCTGCAGCGCCTGGCGGTGTGCGGCGTCGGTTACGGCGAGCCGACCGAGGTGGCCGGAACCGGTGACGGGGCCGCGCTCACCACCAGGTGGCGCCTGTCGTGGACGCCGTCGGTGGCCGCCCTCCTCGACCTGGCGGGCATCCGTGGCGTCACCCCCGGGCTCGCCGCCGCCGGCACCCTGCGTGAGACCTTCCGCCGCGAGTCGGCGGCCGGCGGGCCGACCTGCGAGCTGGTCCTCGCGGCCCTGCGCGCCGCAGCCGCCTGCGACCTGCCCGACCTGGTCGCCGACCGCCTCACCGACGCCGCCGCCGTGCTCCCCGCCACCGCCGGGCTCACCGAGCTTCTCCAGGGCCTCGACCTGTTGGACGCGTTGCGCCGCGAGCACCTTCCCGGCACCACCCCCGGCATCCGGGAACAGGCCACCGCGCTGGCCGAGACCCTGCTGGAGGCCGCCGTCCGCGCACTGCCCGGCCTGGCCGGCAGCGATCGGCCCGAGGACGCCGACGCTCTGATCGCGTTCGTCACCCGGGCCGGTGAGAACCGGCTGGGGCTGCGGCTGGACGCCACGCTGGCCGGTCTCGCCCGGACCGGCTCGCCGCTCATGCAGGGGGCCGCCCCGGCGGCGAGGGTCCTGCTCGACCTGGACGCACCGGCCGCCCTCGGCGCCCGCGCCGCCGGGTGGGTCGACGCCGCCACCGACCCGGGCGGGCGGCACCGCCTGTCCCGGCTGCTCACCGGCCTGCTCACCGCGGCGGGGCCGCTTCTGCAGGCGTCTCCGGCGATCCTCGACCCGCTGCTCGACCGCATCGACGCGCTGCCCGACCAAGGGTTCCTCGACCGGCTGCCCGCGCTGCGCGGCGGCTTCGACACCCTGGCCCCGGCCGCGCGCGACCGGCTGCTGACGGCCGTCACCGACCGGCTCGGCGACCGGCTCGACCTGTCGCTGGACGCCCCGCCCGCGCTCCTGGCCCTGTGGACCGCGGCGGACGCCGCCGGGCTGGCCGCCCTGGACGCCCTGCGACTGCCCGTACCGAACCCCTCGCGTCCCGAGCCCGCGTTCGCCGCGCCGGGCCGCCGGGCCACACCGGGCGCCGGGACGGACGCCCCGCGGCGGCTCGGCCCGGCCGACCGGTGGCGGCTGCTGCTCGGCAGACAGGCCGAGCGGCTCCCCGCCGACGCCCGGCGTTACGCCTACGCCCTGGACGAGCTGTACGGGGCGGGGCGGGGCGAGGGAGCACAGGACTTCGGCTCCGGGACGCGTCCCGGGGCGGGTGGCGGCCAGGGAACCTCCTTCCCCACCGCCCGTGAGTGGGCACAGGAGCTGGAGGCCCTGTTCGGCACGGAGGTGCGGGAGGAGGTGCTGGCGCGGGCCGCCGACACCGGGCGGACCGACGTGCTGCCCGTTCTCGACCCGGACGCCGTGCGGCCCTCGGTCGAACTGCTCACCTCGGTCCTGTCGCTGGCCGGAGGTCTGCCCGAGCAGCAGCTGGCCCGGTTGCGGCCACTGGTCCGCCGCCTGGTCGCCGAGCTCACCCGTGAGCTCGCCACCCGGCTCCGTCCCGCGCTGACGGGGCTGGCGACGCCGCGTCCGACCCGTCGTCCGGGCGGCCGACTCAACCTCCCCGCGACGCTGCGCGCCAACCTGGCGCACACCCACCGGACCGGCGACGGCCGGCTGATCGTCGTCCCGGAGCGGCCGGTCTTCACCACGCGGGCCCGCACCGAGTCCGACTGGCGGCTGATCTTCGTGGTCGACGTGTCCGGCTCGATGGAGGCGTCCGTGGTCTGGTCCGCGCTGACGGCGGCCGTCCTCGGTGGTGTGCCCACCCTCTCCACCCACTTCCTCGCCTTCTCCACGAAGGTCATCGACCTGACGGACCGGGTCGCCGACCCGCTGTCGCTGCTGCTCGACGTGAGGGTCGGCGGCGGCACCCACATCGCCGCCGGACTCGCCCACGCGCGCTCCCTGGTGACCGTGCCGAGCCGGACGCTCGTCGTGGTGGTCAGCGACTTCGAGGAGGGCTACCCCCTCGGTGGGCTGCTCGGCGAGGTCCGTGCCCTGGTCTCCTCCGGCGTGCAGGTGCTGGGCTGCGCCGCCCTGGACGACAGGGGCGCCCCCCGCTACTCGGTGCCCGTCGCCGAGCGACTCGTCGCGGCCGGCATGCCCGTGGCCGCGCTCAGCCCTCTCGCCCTCGCCCGCTGGGTGGGCGACCGTCTCCGAGGAGAAACCCGTTGA